A genomic window from Pyxidicoccus trucidator includes:
- the sufD gene encoding Fe-S cluster assembly protein SufD: MTPALAHYLDVASRFHASDASAPAWLRRVRGEALAHLERQGLPTNRNEAWKYTRLAPLAEGTFVPTPAARGASDLAAVVEGLGLPGPRLVFVDGRLAPELSSVAGLPRGLTLKPLRDALREDGELLESMLGQRALAKDSAFTALNAALLEEGALLRLAPGTVSEVPVQLVFLTRGDAPVLASPRILVLAGESSEATLVETYASAGPGGSGATFTNAVTEVTLEDNASLHHYKLQAEADTAVHVGGLHVRQGRDSRFASHAFSFGGLLARNEVHAAFAGEGGDATLNGLYVGRGAQHLDNSTALDHAVPRCTSRELYKGVLDDQSRGTFHGLIRVRPDAQRTDSRQQNRNLLLSESAQADARPQLEILADDVKCAHGAAVGRLDAGALFYLRSRGIPQAEAERMLTYAFAREVVEAVPAGPVRDRVEGLLALKLPGAARREARA, from the coding sequence ATGACGCCGGCCCTGGCGCACTACCTGGACGTGGCCTCGCGCTTCCACGCGAGTGACGCGTCCGCGCCGGCCTGGCTGCGGCGCGTGCGCGGCGAGGCGCTCGCGCACCTGGAGCGGCAGGGCCTGCCCACCAACCGCAACGAGGCGTGGAAGTACACCCGGCTGGCGCCCCTCGCGGAAGGAACGTTCGTTCCAACCCCGGCGGCGCGCGGCGCGAGCGACCTGGCGGCGGTGGTGGAGGGGCTCGGGCTGCCGGGCCCCCGGCTCGTCTTCGTGGACGGACGGCTGGCGCCGGAGCTGTCCTCCGTGGCGGGGCTGCCGCGCGGGTTGACGCTGAAGCCGCTGCGGGACGCGCTGCGCGAGGACGGGGAGCTGCTGGAGTCCATGCTGGGCCAGCGGGCCCTGGCGAAGGACTCGGCGTTCACTGCACTCAATGCGGCGCTGCTGGAGGAGGGCGCGCTGCTGCGGCTGGCTCCGGGCACGGTGAGCGAGGTGCCGGTGCAGCTCGTCTTCCTCACGCGTGGGGACGCGCCGGTGCTGGCCAGCCCGCGCATCCTGGTGCTGGCGGGAGAGAGCAGCGAGGCCACGCTGGTGGAGACGTACGCCAGCGCGGGTCCCGGTGGCTCTGGCGCCACGTTCACCAACGCGGTGACAGAGGTGACGCTGGAGGACAACGCCAGCCTGCACCACTACAAGCTCCAGGCGGAGGCGGACACGGCGGTGCACGTCGGTGGGCTCCACGTGCGACAGGGCCGCGACAGCCGCTTCGCGTCGCATGCCTTCTCCTTTGGCGGGCTGCTGGCGCGCAACGAGGTCCACGCGGCCTTCGCGGGCGAGGGCGGGGACGCCACGCTCAACGGCCTGTATGTGGGCCGGGGCGCGCAGCACCTGGACAACAGCACGGCGCTGGACCACGCGGTGCCCCGGTGCACCAGCCGTGAGCTGTACAAGGGCGTGCTGGATGACCAGTCGCGCGGCACGTTCCACGGCCTCATCCGGGTGCGGCCGGACGCGCAGCGCACGGACTCGCGGCAGCAGAACCGCAACCTCCTGCTGTCGGAGTCGGCGCAGGCGGACGCGCGCCCGCAGCTGGAAATCCTGGCGGACGACGTGAAGTGCGCGCACGGCGCGGCGGTGGGGCGGCTGGACGCGGGGGCGCTGTTCTACCTGCGCTCGCGCGGCATCCCCCAGGCGGAGGCCGAGCGGATGCTCACGTACGCCTTCGCTCGCGAGGTGGTGGAGGCGGTGCCGGCGGGGCCGGTGCGCGACAGGGTGGAGGGCCTGCTGGCCCTGAAGCTGCCGGGCGCGGCCCGGCGGGAGGCACGGGCATGA
- a CDS encoding type 1 glutamine amidotransferase domain-containing protein — MQKLKGLRVAVLAADGFEQVELTIPVKKLKREGADVSIVSLHKGKIRGMNLLYPGRKVTVDATLQEVKAADYDAVLIPGGFVNPDFLRQSALAQDFVRDADILNLPMAIICHGPWVLVSAGLVEGRKLTSWPGIKDDVKNAGAEWVDEPVIRDRNWVSSRGPHDMLAFLNGMVELFAEKMPEVAIRVPPQVEAPRKRWPKLLAGGLASAALGIGARRLAALR, encoded by the coding sequence ATGCAGAAGCTGAAGGGATTGCGAGTGGCCGTGCTGGCAGCGGATGGCTTCGAGCAGGTGGAGCTGACGATTCCCGTCAAGAAGCTGAAGCGCGAGGGCGCGGACGTGTCGATTGTCTCGCTCCACAAGGGGAAGATTCGCGGGATGAACCTGCTGTACCCCGGCAGGAAGGTCACCGTGGACGCGACGCTCCAGGAGGTGAAGGCCGCGGACTACGACGCGGTGCTCATCCCCGGCGGCTTCGTGAATCCGGACTTCCTGCGGCAGAGCGCTCTGGCCCAGGACTTCGTGCGCGACGCGGACATCCTCAACCTGCCCATGGCCATCATCTGCCACGGGCCGTGGGTGCTGGTGTCCGCGGGCCTCGTGGAGGGACGGAAGCTGACGTCCTGGCCCGGCATCAAGGACGACGTGAAGAACGCGGGCGCGGAGTGGGTGGACGAGCCCGTCATCCGGGACCGCAACTGGGTCTCCAGCCGGGGCCCGCACGACATGCTCGCCTTCCTGAATGGAATGGTGGAGCTGTTCGCGGAGAAGATGCCGGAGGTGGCAATCCGCGTCCCGCCCCAGGTCGAAGCGCCCCGGAAGCGGTGGCCGAAGCTGCTCGCGGGCGGATTGGCCTCGGCGGCGCTCGGAATCGGGGCGCGCAGGCTCGCGGCGCTGCGCTGA
- a CDS encoding isoaspartyl peptidase/L-asparaginase family protein, protein MLSSLSPLHRGLIAGTALLLGPVGCTSVESARVESSRISTDDTPATKPKWGLVIHGGAGVISRENLSPEREAAVRAVLTQALQTGHAVLAKGGSSLDAVSAAIRVLEDSPHFNAGKGAVFNHDGVNELDAAIMDGTTRMAGSVAGLRHVKNPIDLARRVMEKSPHVMMIGEGAETFAKAQGLELVDAKYFYTEERWQGLQRALQKEREQQQAAPPGQPSSALPPGYDPVTGDHKFGTVGAVALDQAGNLAAGTSTGGMTNKRYGRVGDAPIIGAGTYADPRCAVSATGHGEFFIRYTVARDICARVEYQELPLPEAANLVVNDVLVKAGGEGGIIAMDRQGNVAMPFNSSGMYRGYMGEDGQPHVSIFKDPPQPASSK, encoded by the coding sequence ATGCTCAGCTCGCTCTCTCCCCTTCACCGCGGACTCATCGCGGGCACCGCGCTGCTCCTCGGCCCCGTGGGCTGTACCAGCGTCGAGTCGGCCCGCGTGGAGTCGTCCCGGATCTCCACCGATGACACGCCCGCCACGAAGCCGAAGTGGGGCCTCGTCATCCACGGCGGCGCGGGCGTCATCTCCCGGGAGAACCTCTCCCCTGAGCGCGAGGCCGCGGTCCGCGCCGTGCTCACCCAGGCGCTCCAGACGGGCCATGCCGTGCTGGCGAAGGGCGGCAGCAGCCTGGACGCGGTGTCCGCCGCCATCCGCGTGCTGGAGGACTCGCCGCACTTCAACGCCGGCAAGGGCGCCGTCTTCAACCACGACGGCGTCAATGAGCTGGATGCCGCCATCATGGATGGGACGACGCGCATGGCCGGCTCGGTGGCGGGCCTGCGGCACGTGAAGAACCCCATCGACCTGGCGCGGCGGGTGATGGAGAAGTCACCGCACGTGATGATGATTGGCGAGGGCGCGGAGACCTTCGCGAAGGCCCAGGGCCTGGAGTTGGTGGACGCGAAGTACTTCTACACGGAGGAGCGCTGGCAGGGGCTCCAGCGCGCGCTGCAGAAGGAGCGCGAGCAGCAGCAGGCGGCGCCTCCGGGACAGCCGTCTTCCGCGCTCCCGCCCGGGTATGACCCGGTGACGGGGGACCACAAGTTCGGCACCGTGGGCGCGGTGGCGCTGGACCAGGCCGGCAACCTCGCGGCGGGCACGTCCACCGGAGGCATGACGAACAAGCGCTACGGGCGGGTGGGGGACGCGCCCATCATCGGCGCCGGCACCTATGCCGACCCGCGCTGCGCCGTCTCCGCCACGGGCCATGGTGAGTTCTTCATCCGCTACACGGTGGCGCGCGACATCTGCGCCCGCGTGGAGTACCAGGAACTGCCCCTGCCCGAGGCCGCCAACCTTGTCGTCAACGACGTGCTGGTGAAGGCCGGCGGCGAGGGCGGCATCATCGCCATGGACCGTCAGGGCAATGTGGCCATGCCCTTCAACTCCAGCGGCATGTACCGCGGCTACATGGGCGAGGATGGCCAGCCCCACGTGTCCATCTTCAAGGACCCGCCGCAGCCCGCCTCGTCGAAGTAG
- the sufU gene encoding Fe-S cluster assembly sulfur transfer protein SufU, which yields MSSDLSDLYQEVVLEHSKRPRNYRVVEGHNREAAGHNPLCGDQLSVTIKVEGDVIRDIGFQGQGCAISKASASLMTGAVKDKTRAEAEALFERVHKLVTEGPEGVDIEALGKLAVLSGVSEFPARVKCASLAWHTLRAALEGRGEAVSTE from the coding sequence GTGAGCTCGGACCTGTCGGACCTCTACCAGGAGGTCGTCCTGGAGCACTCCAAGCGGCCGCGCAACTACCGCGTGGTGGAGGGCCACAACCGCGAGGCGGCGGGGCACAACCCGCTGTGCGGCGACCAGCTCTCCGTGACGATAAAGGTGGAGGGCGACGTCATCCGTGACATCGGCTTCCAGGGGCAGGGCTGCGCCATCTCCAAGGCGTCCGCGTCGCTGATGACGGGGGCGGTGAAGGACAAGACGCGCGCGGAGGCGGAGGCCCTCTTCGAGCGGGTGCACAAGCTGGTGACGGAGGGGCCGGAGGGTGTGGACATTGAAGCGCTGGGCAAGCTGGCGGTGCTGTCCGGCGTGAGCGAGTTCCCGGCCCGGGTGAAGTGCGCGAGCCTCGCGTGGCACACGCTGCGCGCGGCGCTGGAGGGACGCGGCGAGGCCGTGTCCACGGAATAG
- the sufC gene encoding Fe-S cluster assembly ATPase SufC: MALLTVRNLHARVAGKDILKGIDLEVRPGEVHAIMGPNGSGKSTLASVLAGRDGYEVTQGEVLFDGKPLLELSPEDRATSGVFLAFQYPVEIPGVGNLHFLRTALNAQRRVRGLEELDAMDFLQLAREKSKLVQLDAAFMNRSVNEGFSGGEKKRNEIFQMAVLEPRLAILDETDSGLDIDALRTVAGGVNALRSPERGMVLITHYQRLLDYIVPDQVHVMAAGRIIRSGGRELALELEEKGYGWLGLQDGKAAAAPKGGEARR, from the coding sequence ATGGCATTGCTGACGGTTCGCAACCTGCACGCCCGCGTGGCGGGCAAGGACATCCTCAAGGGAATCGACCTGGAGGTGCGCCCTGGAGAGGTGCACGCCATCATGGGTCCCAACGGCTCCGGGAAGAGCACCCTGGCCAGCGTGCTCGCGGGCCGCGACGGCTACGAGGTGACGCAGGGCGAGGTGCTGTTCGACGGCAAGCCGCTGCTGGAGCTGTCGCCCGAGGACCGGGCCACGTCGGGCGTGTTCCTCGCCTTCCAGTACCCGGTGGAGATTCCGGGCGTGGGCAACCTGCACTTCCTGCGCACCGCGCTCAACGCGCAGCGCCGGGTGCGGGGGCTGGAGGAGCTGGACGCGATGGACTTCCTCCAACTCGCCCGGGAGAAGTCGAAGCTGGTGCAGCTCGACGCGGCCTTCATGAACCGCTCCGTCAATGAGGGGTTCTCCGGCGGCGAGAAGAAGCGCAACGAAATCTTCCAGATGGCGGTGCTGGAGCCGCGCCTGGCCATCCTCGACGAGACGGACTCGGGCCTGGACATCGACGCGCTGCGCACGGTGGCGGGCGGCGTGAATGCGCTGCGCTCGCCGGAGCGCGGCATGGTGCTGATTACGCACTACCAGCGACTGTTGGACTACATCGTCCCGGACCAGGTGCACGTCATGGCGGCGGGCCGCATCATCCGCTCGGGCGGGCGCGAGCTGGCGCTGGAGCTGGAGGAGAAGGGCTACGGCTGGCTGGGCCTCCAGGACGGCAAGGCCGCCGCCGCGCCGAAGGGCGGGGAGGCGCGGCGATGA
- a CDS encoding DUF6463 family protein, with product MQVTTGTLLMLTGGLHQAVGLVLFRQPLLEMVRAGVFDSVGEDTSVRAAAFWFLAMGWGLIFMGALLRHLERELDRPPPASFGWGLLGMALFCVVPMPITGAWVLFPLGLRVLFQARTSTPLPEVLRPFAEGADHVDVKTVESEASLRAFLAGLLSYQPAWVTALYGVRAVFVRLLGMRQHGMPRPQRARPEDIPMVPGSAASFFTVRHAEEEHVWVVSAADTHLDATLAVVMEPTGGPRRRFHVVTLVHYRKWTGPVYFNVIRPFHHLVVGGMARNAASPLRTA from the coding sequence ATGCAAGTGACGACGGGGACGTTGCTGATGCTCACCGGAGGGCTTCACCAGGCGGTGGGCCTGGTGCTCTTCCGGCAGCCGCTGCTGGAGATGGTGCGAGCAGGCGTTTTCGACAGCGTGGGAGAGGACACCAGCGTCCGAGCGGCGGCCTTCTGGTTCCTGGCGATGGGCTGGGGCCTCATCTTCATGGGAGCGCTGCTCCGCCACCTCGAGCGCGAGCTGGACCGCCCGCCACCCGCGAGCTTCGGCTGGGGCCTGCTCGGCATGGCGCTCTTCTGCGTGGTGCCCATGCCCATCACCGGAGCGTGGGTCCTCTTCCCGCTCGGCCTGCGGGTGCTGTTCCAGGCCCGAACGTCCACGCCGCTGCCGGAGGTGCTGCGCCCCTTCGCCGAGGGCGCGGACCACGTGGACGTGAAGACGGTGGAGTCGGAGGCCTCGCTTCGCGCCTTCCTCGCCGGGCTGCTGTCGTACCAACCCGCGTGGGTGACGGCCCTGTACGGGGTGCGCGCCGTCTTTGTCCGGCTGCTCGGGATGCGCCAGCACGGCATGCCTCGGCCTCAGCGCGCGCGCCCGGAAGACATCCCCATGGTGCCGGGCAGCGCCGCCTCGTTCTTCACGGTGCGCCATGCCGAAGAGGAGCACGTCTGGGTGGTGAGCGCGGCGGACACGCACCTGGACGCCACCCTGGCCGTCGTCATGGAGCCTACCGGAGGGCCCCGGCGGCGCTTCCACGTCGTGACGCTGGTGCACTACCGGAAGTGGACGGGGCCGGTGTACTTCAACGTCATCCGGCCCTTCCACCACCTGGTGGTCGGCGGCATGGCACGTAACGCCGCGAGCCCCCTGCGCACGGCGTGA
- the sufB gene encoding Fe-S cluster assembly protein SufB: MSTDTLQELTRRPYEAGFVTEVESDTFPPGLSEDVIRQLSEKKGEPAFMLEWRLKAYRHWLTMREPNWQAVKYTPIDYQAIRYYSAPKQKPKKGSLDEVDPEILRTYEKLGIPLHEQKLLQNVAVDAVFDSVSVATTFKDKLAKAGVIFCSFSEAVREHPELVKKYLGSVVPYSDNYFAALNSAVFSDGSFVYIPKGVRSPMELSTYFRINAAETGQFERTLIVADEGASVSYLEGCTAPQRDTNQLHAAVVELVALDGANIKYSTVQNWYPGDAEGRGGIYNFVTKRGIAHRGSKISWTQVETGSAITWKYPSVILKGDDSVGEFYSVALTNNLQQADTGTKMVHIGKNTRSTIVSKGISAGRGQNTYRGLVKVLKSAENARNYTQCDSLLLGDKCGAHTVPYIEVKNASAQVEHEASTSKIGEDQLFYCRQRGISQEDAVSMIVNGFCRQVFKELPMEFAVEAQKLLGVSLEGSVG; the protein is encoded by the coding sequence ATGAGCACCGACACCCTCCAGGAGCTGACCCGCCGCCCGTACGAGGCCGGCTTCGTCACCGAGGTGGAGTCGGACACCTTCCCCCCGGGGCTGAGCGAGGACGTCATCCGCCAGCTGTCCGAGAAGAAGGGCGAGCCCGCCTTCATGCTCGAGTGGCGCCTCAAGGCGTACCGCCACTGGCTCACCATGAGGGAGCCCAACTGGCAGGCCGTGAAGTACACGCCCATCGACTACCAGGCCATCCGCTACTACTCGGCGCCGAAGCAGAAGCCGAAGAAGGGCAGCCTGGACGAGGTGGACCCCGAAATCCTCCGCACCTACGAGAAGCTCGGGATTCCGCTGCACGAGCAGAAGTTGCTGCAGAACGTCGCGGTGGACGCCGTCTTCGACTCGGTGTCCGTGGCCACCACGTTCAAGGACAAGCTGGCCAAGGCGGGCGTCATCTTCTGCTCGTTCTCCGAGGCCGTGCGCGAGCACCCGGAGCTGGTGAAGAAGTACCTGGGCTCGGTGGTGCCGTACTCGGACAACTACTTCGCCGCGCTCAACTCGGCCGTGTTCAGCGACGGCTCGTTCGTCTACATCCCCAAGGGCGTTCGCTCCCCCATGGAGCTGTCCACGTACTTCCGCATCAACGCCGCGGAGACGGGCCAGTTCGAGCGCACGCTCATCGTCGCGGACGAGGGCGCCTCCGTGAGCTACCTGGAGGGCTGCACCGCGCCCCAGCGTGACACCAACCAGTTGCACGCGGCGGTGGTGGAGCTCGTGGCGCTGGACGGCGCCAACATCAAGTACTCCACCGTGCAGAACTGGTACCCGGGCGACGCGGAGGGGCGGGGCGGCATCTACAACTTCGTCACCAAGCGCGGCATCGCCCACCGGGGCTCCAAGATTTCGTGGACGCAGGTGGAGACGGGCTCGGCGATTACGTGGAAGTACCCGAGCGTCATCCTCAAGGGCGACGACTCCGTGGGTGAGTTCTACTCGGTGGCGCTCACCAACAACCTGCAGCAGGCCGACACGGGCACGAAGATGGTGCACATCGGGAAGAACACCCGCAGCACCATCGTGTCCAAGGGCATCTCCGCCGGGCGCGGGCAGAACACGTACCGGGGGCTGGTGAAGGTGCTGAAGAGCGCGGAGAACGCGCGCAACTACACGCAGTGCGACTCGCTCCTCCTCGGGGACAAGTGCGGCGCCCACACGGTGCCGTACATCGAGGTGAAGAACGCCAGCGCGCAGGTGGAGCACGAGGCATCCACGTCGAAGATTGGCGAGGACCAGCTCTTCTACTGCCGGCAGCGTGGCATCTCGCAGGAGGACGCGGTGTCGATGATTGTGAATGGCTTCTGCCGACAGGTCTTCAAGGAACTCCCGATGGAGTTCGCGGTGGAAGCGCAGAAGCTGCTCGGGGTGAGCCTCGAGGGGAGCGTGGGGTAG
- a CDS encoding TetR/AcrR family transcriptional regulator: MSRASSRPAQPAPFRSLDDIRKQRRGPGLTAEDWADGALWSLADGVEALSVERLARKLGVTKGGFYWHFKDRAELLQAALARWEQLATTGVIARLESLPDPRERLSQLLALTFEADPHGKIEVAIVAGAAADPRIQPVLARVSEQRIDYLVKLYRALGLPAREARNWALQAYSTYVGLLHLAIASPETLSSSRARAEYVKHIARTLMPA; the protein is encoded by the coding sequence ATGAGCCGCGCTTCTTCCCGTCCGGCGCAGCCCGCGCCCTTCCGCAGTCTCGACGACATCCGCAAGCAGCGCCGGGGCCCGGGCCTCACGGCGGAGGACTGGGCGGATGGCGCCCTGTGGAGCCTCGCGGACGGTGTCGAGGCGCTCTCGGTGGAGCGGCTGGCCCGGAAGCTCGGGGTGACGAAGGGGGGCTTCTACTGGCACTTCAAAGACCGCGCGGAGCTGCTCCAGGCGGCGCTTGCTCGCTGGGAGCAGCTGGCCACCACCGGAGTCATCGCCCGGCTGGAGTCCCTGCCGGACCCGAGGGAGCGTCTGAGCCAGCTGCTGGCGCTGACGTTCGAGGCCGACCCGCACGGGAAGATTGAAGTCGCCATCGTCGCAGGGGCTGCGGCGGACCCGCGCATCCAGCCGGTCCTCGCGCGGGTGTCGGAGCAGCGCATCGACTACCTGGTGAAGCTGTATCGGGCGCTCGGCCTGCCGGCCCGCGAGGCGCGCAACTGGGCCCTGCAGGCGTATTCCACGTACGTGGGGCTCCTGCATCTCGCCATCGCCAGCCCGGAGACGCTCAGCTCCAGCCGCGCCCGGGCGGAGTACGTCAAGCACATCGCCCGGACGCTCATGCCTGCTTGA
- a CDS encoding alpha/beta hydrolase family protein — MRFFLLTILGLALLGGPARSDAASTGLMVTVLGTGQAEAGGQLWQYQLLRLQEPGKAPTYAQWFPPRNPGVSPTMMLTRPYDGISWTGEAVDAKWAARGPGIHPDDSEPHYHAGSSAIAYSLSPPEFITAEAFYYLFHDFGVLAVFGRFYAGGNLQNDRDDMHAGMSFLAQAPGVDRSRIGIHGGSWGGFEALYAAADAPAGSRPKVGVALFPLSDFAREVEYLFNVLPTRVTDPTLRGQYATFFEPYLRRIFATTGGAPGAPGTDYSRWTREHLASTLSVPFLVLHEDWDTLVPVEQTQTLSALMGSRMSALYFQHWDPVDWNTRDLSHGPLTSAYWSVVQTVSLGYLLTELGRPTQFLVVPFTEVTLATWMWDVRVLQWYGYDVSAVAPRLRELADARVLLFEPSSGRVVAGAEWVAAVVNAIWGTGYTAANIREALAVGLPP; from the coding sequence ATGCGCTTCTTCCTACTGACGATTCTGGGGTTGGCCCTCCTGGGAGGGCCGGCCCGGTCCGATGCCGCGAGTACCGGGTTGATGGTGACGGTGCTCGGCACGGGACAGGCCGAGGCCGGAGGCCAGCTCTGGCAGTACCAGCTCCTGCGGTTGCAGGAACCCGGCAAGGCGCCCACGTATGCCCAGTGGTTCCCGCCCCGGAACCCGGGCGTCTCGCCGACGATGATGCTCACGCGCCCCTACGACGGAATCTCCTGGACGGGGGAGGCGGTGGACGCGAAGTGGGCCGCACGCGGACCCGGCATCCACCCCGACGACAGCGAGCCGCACTACCACGCCGGCTCCTCGGCCATCGCCTACTCGCTCAGTCCTCCCGAGTTCATCACGGCGGAGGCCTTCTATTATCTGTTCCACGACTTCGGTGTGCTCGCCGTCTTCGGCCGCTTCTACGCGGGCGGCAACCTCCAGAACGACCGGGACGACATGCACGCGGGGATGAGCTTCCTCGCCCAGGCTCCGGGAGTGGACCGCTCGCGCATCGGTATCCACGGCGGCTCCTGGGGCGGCTTCGAGGCGCTGTACGCCGCGGCGGATGCCCCGGCCGGGTCCCGCCCGAAGGTGGGCGTGGCCCTGTTCCCGCTCTCCGACTTCGCGCGGGAGGTGGAGTACCTCTTCAACGTCCTCCCCACGCGGGTGACGGACCCGACGCTGCGGGGACAGTACGCGACGTTCTTCGAGCCCTACCTGCGCCGCATCTTCGCCACCACCGGCGGCGCGCCGGGCGCTCCGGGTACGGACTACAGCCGGTGGACCCGGGAGCACCTCGCCTCGACGCTGAGCGTTCCCTTCCTCGTCCTCCACGAGGACTGGGACACCCTGGTGCCGGTGGAGCAGACGCAGACGCTGTCGGCGCTGATGGGCTCGCGGATGTCGGCGCTCTACTTCCAGCACTGGGACCCTGTCGACTGGAACACCCGGGACCTCTCGCACGGCCCGCTGACGTCGGCGTACTGGAGCGTCGTCCAGACGGTGTCCCTGGGCTACCTGCTGACGGAGCTGGGCCGCCCCACCCAGTTCCTCGTCGTCCCCTTCACGGAGGTGACGCTGGCGACCTGGATGTGGGACGTGCGAGTGCTCCAGTGGTACGGCTACGACGTGAGCGCCGTGGCGCCCCGGCTCCGCGAGCTTGCCGACGCGCGCGTGCTGCTGTTCGAGCCGTCCAGCGGCAGGGTGGTCGCCGGAGCCGAGTGGGTGGCGGCGGTGGTCAATGCCATCTGGGGCACAGGGTACACGGCCGCCAACATCCGGGAGGCGCTCGCGGTGGGGCTGCCTCCCTGA
- a CDS encoding cysteine desulfurase: MSGFDVQKVRADFPILRQEVRGRPLVYLDSAATSQKPQAVIDAIVRFYQHDNANVHRGVHVLSERATEAYEGARETVRRFINARDSKEIIFVRGTTEAINLVAQTYGRKHIGPGDEVLITHIEHHANIVPWRMLCEQTGAVLKVIPVDDRGELKLDAVDALLTERTRILAVTHVSNALGTVNPVKELTRRAHAKGIPVLVDGAQAVTHFPVDVQDLGCDFYAFSGHKMFGPTGIGVLYGRLERLEPLPPYQGGGDMILSVTMEKVTYNRVPHRFEAGTPDLAGAVGLAAAIRYLEDLGMAAVAAHDQELLAYATNALESVPGLRLVGTAREKSAVLSFMLDDIHPHDVGTILDREGICIRTGHHCAQPVMQHFKVPATSRASLALYNTQEDVDALVRGLHKVLEVFK; encoded by the coding sequence ATGAGCGGCTTCGACGTGCAGAAGGTTCGCGCCGACTTCCCCATCCTCCGGCAGGAGGTGCGGGGCCGGCCGCTCGTGTACCTGGACAGCGCGGCCACCTCGCAGAAGCCGCAGGCGGTCATCGACGCCATCGTCCGCTTCTACCAGCACGACAACGCCAACGTTCACCGCGGCGTGCACGTGCTCTCCGAGCGCGCCACCGAGGCGTACGAGGGTGCGCGCGAGACGGTGCGCCGCTTCATCAACGCCCGTGACTCGAAGGAAATCATCTTCGTGCGCGGCACCACCGAGGCCATCAACCTGGTGGCGCAGACGTACGGCCGCAAGCACATCGGCCCGGGCGACGAGGTGCTCATCACCCACATCGAGCACCACGCCAACATCGTCCCCTGGCGGATGCTGTGCGAGCAGACCGGCGCCGTGCTGAAGGTCATTCCGGTGGATGACCGGGGCGAGCTGAAGCTGGACGCGGTGGACGCGCTGCTGACGGAGCGCACGCGCATCCTCGCGGTGACGCACGTGTCCAACGCGCTGGGGACGGTGAATCCGGTGAAGGAACTGACGCGCCGGGCGCACGCGAAGGGCATCCCCGTGCTGGTGGACGGGGCGCAGGCGGTGACGCACTTCCCGGTGGACGTGCAGGACCTCGGCTGCGACTTCTACGCCTTCAGCGGGCACAAGATGTTCGGCCCCACGGGCATCGGCGTGCTGTACGGCCGCCTGGAGCGCCTGGAGCCGCTGCCGCCGTACCAGGGCGGCGGGGACATGATCCTCTCCGTGACGATGGAGAAGGTGACGTACAACCGGGTGCCGCACCGCTTCGAGGCGGGCACGCCGGACCTGGCGGGCGCGGTGGGCCTGGCGGCGGCCATCCGCTACCTGGAGGACCTGGGGATGGCGGCCGTCGCGGCTCATGACCAGGAATTGCTGGCGTACGCGACGAATGCGCTGGAGTCGGTGCCGGGGCTGCGCCTCGTCGGCACGGCGCGCGAGAAGTCGGCCGTGCTGTCCTTCATGCTGGACGACATCCACCCGCACGACGTGGGCACGATTCTGGACCGCGAGGGCATCTGCATCCGCACGGGCCACCACTGCGCGCAGCCGGTGATGCAGCACTTCAAGGTCCCGGCCACGTCGCGGGCCTCGCTGGCGCTCTACAACACGCAAGAGGACGTGGACGCGCTCGTCCGCGGGCTGCACAAGGTGCTGGAGGTGTTCAAGTGA
- the sufT gene encoding putative Fe-S cluster assembly protein SufT, whose product MRGLTAVLERDVSATIIPSGDKVSLPAGAELRVTQTLGGNITVQDPYGQLFRIDEKDGGALGEEYAPKEKVAADDGTFNEEQVWEQLRTVYDPEIPVNIVELGLVYACKAEPLPEGGQRVDIQMTLTAPGCGMGPVLVDDVRTKVSSVPGVKEANIELVWEPPWSQERMTDVARLQLGWM is encoded by the coding sequence ATGAGAGGACTGACAGCGGTGCTGGAGCGGGACGTGTCCGCGACCATCATCCCCAGTGGAGACAAGGTGTCGCTGCCGGCCGGCGCGGAGCTGCGGGTGACGCAGACGCTGGGCGGCAACATCACCGTGCAGGACCCGTACGGCCAGCTCTTCCGCATCGACGAGAAGGACGGCGGCGCCCTGGGCGAGGAGTACGCGCCGAAGGAGAAGGTGGCGGCGGACGACGGCACCTTCAACGAGGAGCAGGTCTGGGAGCAGCTGCGCACGGTGTATGACCCGGAGATTCCGGTGAACATCGTGGAGCTGGGCCTGGTGTACGCGTGCAAGGCGGAGCCGCTGCCGGAGGGTGGGCAGCGGGTGGACATCCAGATGACGCTCACTGCGCCCGGCTGCGGCATGGGCCCGGTGCTGGTGGACGACGTCCGGACGAAGGTCTCCTCCGTGCCCGGTGTGAAGGAGGCCAACATCGAGCTCGTGTGGGAGCCGCCCTGGAGCCAGGAGCGCATGACGGACGTGGCGCGCTTGCAGCTCGGGTGGATGTGA